Proteins encoded in a region of the Flammeovirga yaeyamensis genome:
- a CDS encoding acyl-CoA dehydrogenase family protein, producing MNTVTNKKAIKGGEFLIRESEANEIFTPEEFSEEQVMMAQATKDFIDTEITPNSKKIDGHDWELVENIFKKAGELGLLGISVPEEKGGLGMSFNTSMLIADVFGEAGSFSTTYGAHTGIGTLPIMYYGNDAQKDKYLPLLASGEWAAAYALTEPDAGSDANSGKTKAVLSDDGSHYLLTGQKMWISNAGFADLFIVFAKIEDDKNHTAFIVEKSFGGITMNEEEEKLGIKGSSTRQVFFTDCKVPVENMLSERGNGFKIAVNILNIGRAKLGAGVLGGCRAVINYATTYAKERKQFKQPIANFGAIKQKLAQMTTKTYVIESMCYRAGQNIEDHTEDLLVGGMDEAKAKLKGVEQFAIECAILKVFGSEVLDFVVDEGVQVYGGMGFSAEAPVERAYRDARISRIYEGTNEINRMLLVGMMIKRAMKGELDIVSPAMDVAKELTSVPSFETIDTSILFNVEKDILKRLKKAALMVAGRAVQVFEAKINDQQEILMNVADMLIQIYAAESTILRTEKMVEDKGEEACKQQINIAKVFIREAAEVIATAGREAIGGIATGDEQKVMLMGLKRFTKYDLENVHMLRRELADAVIEKEAYPFFII from the coding sequence ATGAACACTGTAACCAATAAGAAAGCAATCAAAGGAGGAGAATTTCTGATTCGTGAATCTGAAGCGAATGAAATTTTTACTCCCGAGGAATTTTCTGAAGAACAGGTAATGATGGCGCAAGCCACTAAAGATTTTATCGATACTGAAATTACTCCCAACTCTAAGAAAATTGATGGGCACGATTGGGAATTGGTAGAAAACATTTTTAAGAAAGCAGGCGAATTAGGTCTTTTAGGTATTTCGGTACCAGAAGAAAAAGGAGGATTAGGCATGAGCTTTAATACTTCTATGTTAATCGCCGATGTTTTTGGAGAAGCAGGTTCATTCTCTACAACTTATGGAGCACATACAGGTATTGGTACATTACCAATCATGTATTATGGAAACGATGCTCAAAAAGACAAATACTTACCACTACTAGCTTCTGGAGAATGGGCAGCAGCCTATGCATTGACTGAACCTGATGCAGGATCAGATGCGAACTCCGGAAAAACGAAAGCAGTTTTATCAGACGATGGTTCACATTACCTATTGACAGGTCAAAAAATGTGGATTTCTAACGCAGGTTTTGCAGATCTATTTATCGTATTCGCAAAAATTGAAGACGATAAAAATCATACTGCATTCATCGTAGAGAAGTCGTTCGGTGGTATTACAATGAACGAAGAGGAAGAAAAATTAGGTATCAAAGGTTCTTCTACTCGTCAGGTATTCTTCACAGACTGTAAAGTACCTGTGGAAAATATGTTATCAGAAAGAGGTAATGGTTTTAAAATCGCTGTAAACATACTAAACATTGGTCGTGCAAAACTAGGTGCTGGTGTATTAGGTGGATGTCGTGCAGTAATTAATTATGCCACAACTTATGCTAAGGAGCGTAAGCAGTTCAAGCAGCCAATTGCCAATTTCGGTGCAATCAAGCAAAAACTAGCTCAGATGACGACAAAGACTTATGTGATTGAGTCGATGTGTTATAGAGCAGGTCAAAATATAGAAGACCATACCGAAGATTTATTAGTGGGCGGTATGGACGAAGCAAAAGCCAAATTAAAAGGAGTAGAGCAATTTGCCATAGAGTGTGCTATCCTCAAAGTATTTGGTTCTGAGGTACTGGATTTCGTAGTGGATGAAGGTGTTCAAGTATATGGAGGTATGGGATTCTCAGCAGAAGCTCCTGTGGAAAGAGCCTATAGAGATGCCCGTATTTCTAGAATTTATGAAGGTACAAACGAGATCAACAGAATGCTTCTTGTAGGTATGATGATCAAACGAGCTATGAAAGGCGAGTTGGACATTGTTTCTCCTGCTATGGATGTTGCAAAAGAGTTGACATCAGTGCCATCATTCGAAACAATTGATACGTCTATCTTATTTAATGTTGAAAAAGACATCTTAAAGCGTCTGAAAAAAGCAGCATTGATGGTAGCAGGTAGAGCAGTTCAAGTGTTCGAAGCGAAAATCAACGATCAACAAGAGATCTTGATGAATGTAGCGGATATGTTAATTCAAATCTACGCTGCAGAATCTACAATTCTTCGTACAGAGAAGATGGTAGAAGACAAAGGTGAGGAAGCTTGTAAGCAACAAATCAACATCGCAAAAGTATTCATTAGAGAAGCTGCTGAAGTAATCGCTACTGCTGGTAGAGAAGCAATCGGTGGTATCGCTACTGGAGACGAACAAAAAGTAATGTTGATGGGCTTGAAGCGTTTCACTAAGTACGATTTAGAAAACGTACACATGTTAAGACGTGAATTAGCTGACGCAGTTATTGAGAAAGAAGCTTATCCTTTCTTCATTATCTAA
- a CDS encoding dihydroorotase: protein MKEILLNKVRVSNSASPFHQKVVNILVKDGQISDISESPITASSAEVIEGDNLWVSTGWVDMRATLNEPGDEHKEDIASLCKAAEFGGFTDVATLPNTNPTIQSKESIHFVKQMSAFAPVNIHPMGALTKNTKGEEMNELIDMHEAGAVAFTDGIHHSWHLGVVKRAIMYMQKFDGLLVEMANEKTLDMDGHMNEGVPSTLMGTRGIPNIAEWLGIQKLISLLTYTGGRIHFANISAAESVDLIRKAKADGLNVTCDIAAHQVAMTDEALSDFDTNKKVWPPFRAQKDIDALWEGIKDGTIDAIVSSHTPHDTESKRLEFDLADFGIIGLETAFANVVSNKPTDVGVDLIVEKMTSTPREILKLASPKIEKGEKACLTVFAPAQEWTFTKEDIQSKSLNSPFIGKTFTGKAVRTIN, encoded by the coding sequence ATGAAAGAAATATTGCTCAACAAAGTTAGAGTATCAAATTCAGCTTCCCCGTTTCATCAAAAAGTCGTTAACATCCTCGTTAAAGACGGACAAATTTCTGATATATCCGAATCACCAATTACTGCATCTTCTGCAGAAGTCATCGAAGGCGACAACCTTTGGGTTTCTACAGGTTGGGTAGATATGCGTGCGACATTAAATGAGCCGGGTGATGAACACAAAGAAGACATTGCATCACTTTGTAAAGCAGCTGAATTCGGAGGTTTTACCGATGTTGCTACCCTTCCAAACACCAATCCGACCATTCAATCCAAAGAAAGTATTCACTTTGTAAAACAAATGAGTGCTTTTGCTCCAGTAAATATCCATCCGATGGGTGCCTTAACTAAAAATACAAAAGGCGAGGAGATGAACGAGTTGATCGATATGCATGAAGCAGGTGCAGTCGCTTTTACAGATGGTATTCATCATTCATGGCACCTAGGTGTGGTGAAAAGGGCGATTATGTACATGCAAAAGTTCGATGGCTTGTTGGTAGAAATGGCTAATGAGAAAACATTGGATATGGATGGACACATGAACGAAGGCGTACCAAGTACTTTGATGGGAACAAGAGGTATTCCTAACATCGCTGAGTGGTTGGGCATTCAGAAATTAATCTCATTATTGACGTATACAGGTGGTAGAATCCACTTCGCTAATATATCCGCTGCAGAGTCTGTCGACTTAATTCGTAAGGCGAAAGCAGATGGTCTTAATGTTACTTGTGATATTGCTGCACATCAGGTGGCAATGACAGATGAAGCATTAAGCGATTTTGATACGAACAAAAAAGTATGGCCTCCTTTCCGTGCTCAAAAAGATATTGATGCACTTTGGGAAGGTATCAAAGATGGAACAATCGATGCGATTGTATCATCTCATACTCCACATGATACAGAGTCAAAACGATTAGAATTTGATTTAGCTGATTTCGGTATCATTGGTTTAGAAACCGCTTTTGCTAATGTTGTTTCAAACAAACCAACAGATGTAGGTGTAGACTTAATCGTTGAAAAAATGACTTCAACTCCAAGAGAGATCTTAAAGTTAGCCTCACCAAAAATCGAAAAAGGAGAGAAAGCATGTCTTACGGTATTTGCTCCAGCTCAAGAATGGACATTTACAAAAGAGGACATTCAATCGAAATCTCTAAATTCACCATTCATTGGAAAAACATTTACAGGAAAAGCAGTTAGGACGATTAACTAA
- a CDS encoding STAS domain-containing protein has product MTKVDVNVIQESDFTLISVVGELDASSSVELDTRLQQCIDNGETKLLIDCVGLTYISSAGIGVFTSRLDDVQLKNISMVLFNVAENIKSVFEILGVDQFLNLASNKEEAIQTL; this is encoded by the coding sequence ATGACCAAAGTAGACGTTAATGTTATACAAGAAAGTGACTTCACGTTAATTAGTGTGGTAGGTGAGCTTGATGCTAGCTCTTCTGTTGAGTTAGATACAAGGTTACAGCAATGCATTGATAATGGAGAAACGAAGCTACTAATAGACTGTGTAGGATTAACTTACATCTCCTCTGCGGGTATTGGCGTTTTTACATCAAGACTAGATGACGTTCAACTGAAAAACATTTCTATGGTATTGTTTAACGTTGCAGAGAATATTAAAAGCGTTTTTGAAATTTTAGGGGTAGACCAATTCTTAAACTTGGCCTCTAATAAAGAAGAAGCCATCCAAACACTTTAA
- a CDS encoding ATP-binding protein — MFTKKVNCETTNLHTIREFILSSLDEYSVPHAQRDMIVVAVDEVCANRMIHSNSCDPSKEIQVSVFNTSENEVIIEIKDGGDAFDIKTYHSPEITDVIKQHRKGGMGLRLVKNIMDAVHVVQDGNFQVCRLVKQL; from the coding sequence ATGTTTACAAAAAAAGTCAATTGTGAAACAACCAATCTTCATACAATACGAGAGTTTATACTTTCGTCATTGGATGAATACAGCGTACCTCATGCACAGAGGGACATGATTGTTGTTGCCGTTGACGAAGTTTGTGCCAATAGAATGATTCATTCTAATAGCTGTGATCCATCAAAAGAAATTCAAGTTTCTGTATTTAATACTTCTGAAAATGAAGTGATTATTGAAATTAAAGATGGTGGCGATGCCTTCGATATTAAAACATATCACTCCCCTGAAATTACTGATGTTATTAAGCAGCACCGCAAAGGCGGTATGGGCTTAAGACTCGTAAAAAATATTATGGATGCTGTTCATGTTGTCCAAGATGGTAACTTTCAAGTCTGCCGTTTGGTGAAACAACTTTGA
- a CDS encoding ABC transporter permease has translation MLFIRLFFESFRFAVNALKENVLRTILSLLGVTVGIFAIIAIFTLVDALNNSIQSSLSVFGDKVMYVGKWPFAFNEPNYPWWKYYRRPSPTVKEYQFIKENGKWVKHVAIFEDKRGKTFQYRNNTFEDGTIFGTSYEYNKINTSTIEQGRYFTVSESQNGVQNAIIGHGVAEQLFRHGDAIGKTIKTQGQKFKVIGVFEKQGESLLNTPSNDNLIMIPYSALVKMYASKGNYISPQLIVKGFEEDENMEEIQGELRGLLRRFRGIRPKEEDNFALNKTDAIVEFIGSVTGALKLAGGVIGMFSILVGGFSIANIMFVSVKERTSQIGIQKALGAKNYFILLQFLCEAMFLSFFGGIMGLFLVSGLSLFSTESFQISLNFQNLIVGLFISALVGVISGIAPAISASRMDPVEAMRAS, from the coding sequence ATGCTTTTCATAAGACTGTTTTTTGAAAGTTTTCGCTTTGCAGTGAATGCTTTAAAAGAAAATGTACTCAGAACAATACTCTCACTTCTTGGTGTAACTGTTGGTATTTTTGCCATCATCGCCATCTTCACTCTAGTAGACGCTCTTAATAATAGTATTCAATCTTCACTATCGGTTTTTGGAGATAAAGTGATGTATGTGGGCAAATGGCCTTTTGCCTTCAACGAACCTAATTACCCTTGGTGGAAATATTACAGAAGACCAAGTCCAACCGTAAAAGAATATCAGTTTATTAAAGAAAACGGCAAGTGGGTAAAGCACGTGGCTATTTTTGAAGATAAAAGAGGCAAAACTTTCCAGTATAGAAACAACACCTTTGAAGATGGGACCATTTTCGGAACGTCTTACGAGTACAATAAAATCAACACTTCCACCATCGAACAAGGACGTTACTTTACAGTTAGTGAGTCTCAGAATGGTGTTCAGAATGCCATTATTGGTCATGGAGTAGCAGAACAATTGTTCCGACATGGTGATGCTATTGGAAAAACAATTAAAACTCAAGGACAAAAGTTTAAAGTCATTGGTGTTTTTGAGAAACAAGGAGAAAGTTTATTAAATACTCCTTCTAACGACAACTTGATTATGATTCCTTACAGTGCATTGGTAAAAATGTATGCATCTAAAGGAAACTATATTTCTCCACAGCTCATCGTAAAAGGCTTTGAAGAAGATGAAAATATGGAGGAAATTCAAGGTGAATTAAGAGGTTTATTACGACGATTTAGAGGTATTAGACCAAAAGAAGAAGATAACTTTGCTTTGAATAAAACGGACGCTATTGTCGAATTTATCGGCTCAGTAACAGGTGCTTTAAAGCTTGCTGGTGGTGTTATCGGTATGTTTTCTATCTTGGTGGGTGGCTTTAGTATTGCCAACATCATGTTTGTATCTGTAAAAGAAAGAACCTCACAAATAGGTATTCAAAAAGCGTTAGGGGCTAAAAATTACTTTATCCTCTTGCAGTTCCTTTGCGAAGCCATGTTTCTTAGTTTCTTCGGCGGTATTATGGGATTATTTCTCGTCTCCGGACTCTCCCTATTCTCCACTGAATCTTTCCAAATTTCATTAAACTTTCAAAATTTAATTGTCGGATTATTTATTTCTGCACTTGTTGGTGTAATTTCGGGTATCGCTCCTGCTATTTCAGCTTCAAGAATGGATCCTGTAGAAGCAATGCGAGCTTCATAA
- the queA gene encoding tRNA preQ1(34) S-adenosylmethionine ribosyltransferase-isomerase QueA, producing the protein MKLSQFQFDLPSDLIAQYPVENRDEARLMVLHRKTGEIEHRLFKDIVEYFDEGDCLVMNDTKVFPARLYGNKEKTGAKIEVFLLRELNKESHLWDVLVDPARKIRVGNKLYFGDGSLVAEVIDNTTSRGRTIRFLVDGEDEEFYKTIEELGETPIPKDLLREAEPSDRERYQTIFAEKKGAVAAPSAGLHFTPQIAKRMEIKSVEITPITLHVGLGAFRDVDVEDLTKHKMDSEQYSVGQETVDVVNKALTEKKNVCAVGTTALRSLETSVSASNMLKANEGWTDKFIFPPYDFKIVSSMVTGFHKPKSTLLMMAAAFGGYDLVMRAYEEAIKEKYRFLSYGDAMLIL; encoded by the coding sequence ATGAAGCTATCCCAATTTCAATTTGATCTGCCATCAGATCTGATTGCACAATATCCAGTAGAAAACAGAGATGAAGCTCGTTTGATGGTTCTTCATCGTAAAACAGGCGAAATCGAGCATAGATTGTTCAAAGACATCGTAGAGTATTTCGACGAAGGTGATTGTTTGGTAATGAACGATACTAAGGTTTTCCCAGCTCGTCTTTATGGAAATAAAGAGAAAACAGGTGCTAAAATCGAAGTATTCTTGTTACGTGAACTAAACAAAGAATCTCATCTTTGGGATGTGTTGGTTGATCCTGCTCGTAAAATCCGTGTAGGTAACAAACTTTATTTTGGTGATGGTAGCTTAGTTGCTGAAGTTATCGATAACACAACTTCAAGAGGCCGTACGATCCGTTTCTTAGTAGATGGTGAAGACGAGGAATTCTACAAAACTATCGAAGAACTAGGAGAGACTCCAATTCCTAAAGACTTACTTCGTGAAGCGGAGCCTTCAGACAGAGAGCGTTACCAAACGATCTTTGCTGAGAAGAAAGGTGCCGTTGCTGCTCCATCAGCTGGTTTACACTTTACTCCTCAAATTGCAAAGAGAATGGAGATCAAATCTGTAGAGATTACTCCTATTACTTTGCATGTTGGCTTAGGTGCTTTCAGAGATGTAGATGTAGAAGACCTTACAAAACACAAAATGGATTCTGAGCAATATAGCGTTGGTCAGGAAACAGTAGACGTAGTAAATAAGGCATTAACTGAAAAGAAAAATGTTTGTGCTGTAGGTACTACTGCTCTTCGTTCATTGGAGACATCAGTATCAGCATCAAATATGTTGAAAGCGAATGAGGGCTGGACAGATAAATTTATCTTCCCTCCATACGACTTCAAAATCGTTTCTTCTATGGTCACTGGTTTCCACAAGCCAAAATCAACTTTACTAATGATGGCTGCTGCTTTTGGCGGTTACGATTTAGTAATGAGAGCTTACGAAGAAGCAATCAAAGAAAAATATCGTTTCCTTAGCTATGGTGATGCCATGTTGATTCTTTAA
- a CDS encoding ATP-dependent DNA helicase, which translates to MITPSERISAQFPFEPTNGQKKLFELMDPFLLEKNRRKNTFVLKGYAGTGKTSVITALSNILRFYSYKPLLLAPTGRAAKVMSSYAQRKAFTIHRIIYKQSEDPDTGMTSFERTKNNAVNTIFIVDEASMIDDQSYPGGEGLLTSLINYVFQDLKANNKLILIGDIAQLPPVKQEISPALDEIYLQNVHHLNLIGLELTEVVRQASESGILYNATQLRNCLQTDQQIKFNTSAFKDIFKMGTDKLEDGLLYGYNKYGTENTVIITRSNRAATQYNQYIRRQIHYREDELDAGDYLMIVRNNYFWLDDDSPAGFLANGEFIEVSRVGGIEERYGLRFCDIRFRLLDYENHPQVEAKIILDTLHSFTPQLDQEENRSLFHQVVEEYESVENPKARNKMIREDPYLNALQVKFSYALTCHKAQGGQWDAIFVDCGFLRDDMINSDFVRWQYTALTRAKSELFLMNYPERFF; encoded by the coding sequence ATGATCACCCCATCAGAAAGAATTAGTGCACAGTTTCCCTTTGAGCCGACCAACGGACAAAAGAAACTTTTTGAATTGATGGACCCTTTTCTTCTTGAAAAAAACAGAAGGAAAAATACTTTTGTACTTAAAGGATATGCCGGTACTGGTAAAACATCAGTCATCACGGCTTTATCAAATATTCTGCGTTTTTATAGTTATAAACCCCTTTTGTTAGCGCCCACAGGTCGTGCTGCAAAGGTGATGTCTTCTTATGCACAAAGAAAGGCGTTCACTATTCACCGTATCATTTATAAACAATCGGAAGATCCGGATACGGGAATGACCAGCTTCGAACGCACGAAGAATAATGCTGTCAATACCATTTTCATTGTGGATGAAGCGTCGATGATTGACGACCAATCTTATCCAGGTGGAGAAGGGCTGCTTACTTCCTTAATCAATTATGTTTTTCAGGATCTCAAAGCCAACAACAAACTGATATTGATTGGAGATATTGCGCAGCTTCCACCGGTAAAGCAAGAAATCAGCCCTGCATTGGACGAAATATATCTTCAAAATGTACATCACTTAAATCTGATTGGGCTTGAACTCACAGAAGTGGTTCGTCAGGCATCGGAATCGGGGATCTTATATAATGCTACTCAGCTTAGAAATTGCCTTCAAACAGATCAACAAATAAAATTCAATACTTCTGCTTTTAAAGACATCTTTAAGATGGGAACGGATAAGCTAGAAGACGGATTATTGTATGGTTATAATAAATATGGGACTGAAAATACAGTGATCATTACACGATCCAACCGAGCAGCTACTCAATACAATCAGTACATCAGAAGGCAAATACATTATAGGGAAGACGAACTAGATGCCGGCGATTATTTGATGATCGTCCGTAATAATTATTTCTGGTTGGATGATGATTCCCCTGCCGGTTTCCTTGCCAATGGAGAGTTTATAGAGGTTTCTAGAGTAGGCGGAATTGAAGAGCGTTATGGTTTACGATTCTGTGATATCCGTTTCAGATTGTTGGATTATGAAAACCATCCTCAAGTGGAAGCAAAGATTATTTTAGATACACTTCACTCCTTTACTCCTCAGTTGGACCAAGAAGAGAATCGTTCGCTTTTTCATCAAGTAGTAGAAGAGTACGAAAGTGTGGAAAACCCGAAAGCACGAAATAAAATGATCCGAGAAGATCCTTACTTAAATGCACTTCAAGTGAAGTTTTCTTATGCCCTCACTTGCCATAAAGCACAAGGTGGACAATGGGATGCTATTTTTGTGGATTGCGGATTTTTAAGAGACGATATGATCAACTCCGACTTTGTTCGTTGGCAATATACAGCGTTAACCAGAGCAAAATCAGAGTTGTTTTTAATGAACTACCCGGAGAGGTTTTTCTAA
- a CDS encoding cyclase family protein: protein MKIVDLSKPIKFNKKDPWFMRVKIKHKPHKKAKWLIRLLGLPFNLFPKGFDGWADDTIEKMGVHSTTHIDAPWHYSPTVAGQKAKTIDEVPLDWCYGDGLVIDMEHKEDFDPITVADIETFLLKNQLEIKEGMIVLIKTGRDKFNGTENFHKVGTGMSAEATHYLIDKGIKVMGIDSWGWDLPLPYQMQKAKESGNSELFWEAHLVGQEKEYCHMEQLVNLGALPYNGFKVAVFPLKIVGASAAPARVVAMIEEDRPY from the coding sequence ATGAAAATTGTCGATCTCTCTAAACCAATTAAATTCAATAAAAAAGATCCATGGTTTATGCGTGTAAAAATCAAACATAAACCCCATAAAAAAGCCAAGTGGTTGATTCGCCTTTTAGGATTGCCTTTCAATTTATTTCCTAAAGGATTTGATGGATGGGCAGATGATACCATCGAAAAAATGGGTGTGCATTCTACTACGCATATCGACGCTCCTTGGCACTATTCTCCAACAGTAGCTGGTCAAAAAGCCAAAACAATTGATGAAGTTCCTTTGGATTGGTGCTATGGAGACGGTTTGGTGATAGACATGGAACACAAAGAAGATTTCGACCCAATTACAGTTGCTGATATCGAAACTTTTCTCTTAAAAAATCAATTGGAAATCAAAGAGGGAATGATTGTCTTGATCAAGACAGGTCGAGATAAATTTAATGGTACTGAAAATTTCCATAAGGTAGGCACAGGAATGAGTGCGGAAGCAACACACTACCTTATTGATAAAGGAATAAAAGTAATGGGTATCGATTCTTGGGGATGGGATTTACCTCTGCCTTATCAAATGCAGAAAGCAAAAGAGTCGGGGAATTCTGAATTGTTTTGGGAAGCACATTTAGTGGGACAGGAAAAAGAGTATTGTCATATGGAACAGTTGGTCAACTTAGGAGCTCTTCCTTATAACGGTTTTAAAGTGGCTGTTTTTCCATTGAAAATTGTGGGAGCATCGGCAGCACCCGCTCGAGTAGTGGCGATGATTGAGGAAGATAGGCCTTATTAA